In Capsicum annuum cultivar UCD-10X-F1 chromosome 8, UCD10Xv1.1, whole genome shotgun sequence, the genomic window TTAGGTATCGCGTAGTTTTTCTTCGTCTTCCCCCTTCttcccttctctttttttctttgttcctTCCTTTCTTTTCTCTCCAATATGTTTTAATATCggttgaaggggagccttggagtaattgataaagttgttgtcatgtgatcaggaggtcacgggttcaagccttggaaacaacatctgatagaaatgcaaggtaagactgtgtactatacacccttgtggtggagtCCTTCCTCGGACACCGagcatagcgatagctttagtgcaccggattgccctttttttatattttaatatcgGTTGCTACACTTGTTATATACATTGTTACTCTGTTGTTTATTTTATCTCGTATTTCTTTAATTTGTAAGGAGGATCTATCGAAAATAAACTCTTTATCTCACAAAATAGTGATATGATCTGATACAATTTAGCCTCTGCAAGCTACATTTGTAAAATTATACCGGAAGACAAGCAAGTTGCAACTAAGGAAATGATTatttactccctccatcccattttactcgtctcaaattgggatgacacatctattaagaaaataatgattggtaatttaactttaccattttgcccctcttaattgtgtcttgttgttagttccaatattgatggatgacttaTACCAAAGAatcatttatattcttaatggtgtactcttaatggtactcctctttacaatatttttcaagaatgttAATAACAAGGAATGATGAATTACACTAAGAGtgtaatgagaaaaaaaattgtctcgTCTTAATAAgtaaaaaggacaagtaaaatgagattaaattaaaaaatttggaacgAATAAAATAGAACGAAGAAGTACAAGTTAATCCGTTTTTTTAGAAGTTCTTATATTTCTAAGAAGGGTGCACTTTCGGTCCAAGTAAAGACAAAGGCTTTACTACTACTAATGGAAAAAAAAGGTTACTTTAAGGTACGTAACCATCCAATGGTTGAGAAAAGCAAAGAAAGCAAGCTAACCAAGATTCTCTTTCCAATTAATTCCGAGGTTTTGCCTGAAAACGTAGTTTACCCTTTGTCAACGATTCTCCAAACTAAATCAGATTTCAATTGAGCATTTCAAATTCTTAACGAAAGAAtatgttatcatttatttattaaatacgTGATACTTAAATTAAcctcataaaatatatatatatatatatatatatatatatatatatatatatatatatatattttttaattatacacATTCACTTTAATAAATCACATGTAATTAAAGAATATAATATGCTTTAtgtgattaatttaatttatttaatagatgaattcttcttttgaaagctaaactaaaaatatctAATTAAAGTACTTTATAATGAACCGATATTTAATGAAAATATCATTTGAttcaatatatataaattgagataaaagacaCAAATATCCCCACAAATTATAACCAAATTATTACGATGAAAGGCACATGGGGCGTGTCGTTGTCgtacaaaaaaatcacaaaagcataagataaataagttcAGGACCTTAGCAACTTTCGCTAATAGTTAGACACTCTTGTGccttataaaaatatatatggctTCTAGAAACAAATTTAAGTGGCTACTACAGATTATTTTGTGTCTCAATATTTGACAGTGAATTTCATGTTGTAAAATTCATTCTAGTTTTCTAGAACAAGGGGAAGCTgctatgggtagtttggcttgttCATGGCTTACTGGATCCTATCCTTCTAGAACATTCTTCAATCTCCCATCTTCCACCACTACCACCTCCTCTCTTCCTTGCTTCACTATATATTGCTGTAATTCTGATTTTACATCTCAACTATCCAAAAATGATCTCAAATTTGTTCTTCATGATGCTCTTGATGCATTTGATGTCAATACTAACCATGCTCGTGTACgtgtttttaacttttttttttttttagatcaaTTGATTTGATTCGGATTTTGTTGATTTAATTAATTCAATATGAATGCAGATAGCGAGAGAAGGATTCTGTTCACAAATTCGAAAACTATCGACTATTGAGAGAGAAACGAGTATTTGTATAAATAGAGGGGTTGATTTAGGAAAAGCAGCTCTACATATAGCAGCTGAGGATGATTCTCTTGTTTCGCACTCCTCTGTTCCGCTACCTGTTGATGATTTTTTGGAGAGATTGGATCATCTATCGATGGGATACTGTTCGCGTTATAGCTCCTCTTTTGCATCTTCTCCGGAGCACTTTATTCACTGTTTGGAGAAGTATTTGTATGTTAATAAGGTAATTAAGTTTACTTGATTTGTATTATGGTGCTTTTGTTTCGAGTTAATCTGTTTTAGTTATCTGTTGAGCTCCGTGTACTTGTTTGAAAATGAATGCTTGCTGATCAATTATAATCTGTTTTACCACCTTATattgtactccctccgttcatTTTTGCTTATCCACTTTGGATTTAGCATTCCCTATAAGAAATAATGTTTAATACGAATGTTTTTCCCTAATACCCATATTACTTGATGTCTAGACTTAGGTTTTGGAAAATGATTTGGGGAATAAGTAATCAACGTTAAAGGGTAAAACGGGAATAAAATGActgtcttttcttgatatgttaaaatttaaaagagagGGTGGGTGCGTGGGTGGGTGGGTGTATTATTGCATCTTTGGATGTTACCAGCAATTGGGAGATTAATAGagtttttttaatgtaaaaagcATGTCACTTGACAGCGTTTTTCCAATCTTGTGGAAAATTTCTAATTCAAAATAGTGTGCCATACTACCATGAATCACCATTGCTCCTGTGTTAGGTAAACTTCTCACTTAAAGAAGTGATTCAAGACCCGATTCATTACTTGGATGTTTCGAGAGATGAGGTGTAAGAAGTTCGTTGGAGTTGCAAgcaatatttaatttaaattgcaTATATCAGTTGTGATCTTTGTCTGAACCTTAACTGGTTTAATTTGATACTTAGGTTCACCTTTCACCCTTTCCCGTTGTTATATAAAGCTGGAAAGGTGGACTATTTGTGAAATACTTCAAATATTGAAAGATGCTCTGGTGAATTACCTTCTATTCCCACAATTTGCTTCAGTCAGTGGGAAGGCAACATATATACCCCAAACTAGAAAACATATATGATGGATAATATTGCAGCTAGGCAGAGGGAGGATGCAATTTTCATCAAGAATTgggaaattttgattttttgcaCTTCACTTGAAAAAGGCAGGCAGAAGAGTCATATCGAGATCAGATACAAATAGCCTGTTTATGCCATTAAACCAGATACAACTGCAAAATGATTACTCACTATAGAAGTTCCATTTTCATAACTGTGGCACAAGTCTTGGTAATCTGATTGTAGAACAATATATCATGAGGGGAACATAAACTTGGTTATTTATCTAGTTGTGTTATCAGAAACCTGTTCACATTTCAGCTAGTCATTGTATTTGTTTGcatgtttttccttaatttgcTGTTGAAGTTTATGTTTGGTCTTACTTCCTCTTTTGAGCGACATTATCTTTCAAATTCTGATATGGTTCAATACTTCAATTCTCAGGGTTTCCGAAGGAATGGTGCAACGAGTCAATCAGAGACACGTGCTCTTTATCTTCACTCGGTGTGCCTCTTTCCCTCTTCTATTTATTGTGTATACAAACTATAGTCATCATGTTAAACCAACAATTTTTGCTTTACTTCAGGTTTTAACACATCGTTGTGGTTCTGCTTCACTGCTTTTGCTTTTGTACTCAGAGATATTGAAGATGCTGCGCTTGTGGGgttttttaagttttgatattGAGGTTTTCTTCCCTCATGATTCTTTGAGCTCCCCTCGAGGCTACTGCaaacaaaaaactaaagaatCTGATCAACTACGTGTCATGACTACACAATCATTGCTAAAGGAGGTAAATTTTCCTGAGAGTGTGAGGATCTACTTccatttgattttcttttattgacttatcatttattatatgtgTGTTCTAATGTATcctttatatatacacacacacgccaaaaaaaaaagagaagaagaaaaccaCACCCCATACATTTTCCTCCTAAAATTCTTTTAGTTTCTTGgaaaattatggagaaaatataGGAATGCTCCCTGAAAATATAGAGGACCGGAAATATCTTTGTGAACTAGTTCTGACTTATTCCTTTTAACCTTTCACTTTTCTTTGTCCTTCTAAGAGACTGGAACATTTAGAATCCTAAAAATATCTGATTTCAATTTTAGACATGCTGCCTCTTTACTCTTGGTGTTGTCTTTTTCTGGTATCATCAGTTCAAGTCCAAATaattttttaccttttatttaTATGAGAAAGAGGACAAGTTTCTAAGCTGTTTGTGGTTTTCTAATTTACTTCAGTCAATGTTTTTGTTTAGAGATGGCTCATCGTTCCATATATATAATCAACAACTTCATTTTTTAGTCATTTGACCTGAATGTGTAACTGATTGAAAGAAGGTAGATATCGTTTTTACTGTATCATACCCTTATTAGCTGAGTGATCTTTTGGTTGCTTGATTTTATGGCACTGGCACCTTTTTTGCTAAGGCTGGGACCTGTTTGGGACAGTTAATTTACCTATGAAAGAGGTGTACTGCTACTGCATCTATTCGTTCCATTTCCAGAATCTGAGAAGATATTCTGAAGAGAAACGTGCCAAAGCTACTCGTGGACAACTATGTTGCTCACTCTCTCCAAAAGTGTTGTCTTACccgtgttggattctccaaatTGCACTACTTTTGGAGTATCCAACATGAACCTgtcgacatttttgaagagttcaaaCAACATAACGGACTGTACAACTAATCTTCATTTTCACAATGCCTTCAATGGTGTTACATTTTCTTGCTGTCATATTTCAAAATGCTCTCCATCTAATTGTCAATTAACATAAAAATCTGACATGCTtcaatttgtttaatttttcttatagTTGCTCCATGTCTGTATACAGATGCTGACAGATTTGAAGGATGCTTTCTGGCCATTTCAGCTTGATCGTACTAAGAGTCCTTTCctgagagcagcacgagctgccAACTGTTCAGAAAGTACCAACAATTCTGAAGAAAGGTGTTTCAGCAGTTGCGAAATCCATCCTTAAATTTGGTTCTTATACTATAATACACACTTGTTTGCTCAtcgttttattatcattttaaatcTTTCAACCCATCCTTTTTAATATCCTTTGCCATGCAGTGCATTTGAGCTTGCATCTGTCAAGGCTGCTCTGCATCGGCTAGAGCGTGGTGTTTGGACCAGTGTTCGTTTTGGGGACATGAGACGTGCACTCGCTGGTACGTGCATTcaagttttcccttctttcccATGAAAAAGTAGTGTTATATTTTTAAGAATTATTATTGGTTCCATTACCCCACATTATGGGACTAAGCTgggtgtgttgttgtattatctACTTCATTAAGGCATAACCATTGTACATTTTAATTTTGGTAAGTAACAATTGTACATTGATGACACTCCAATAAATCTAGCTGCTCGAATTATGTCTGTAAAGTTCAAGAGCAGTGATTGTTTGGATTCCGTAGATATGAGGGATGAGTTTTGCAAGAGCATGTTTGTTGCTAAACAAGAGGCAGTTTAGTATGTACTGTATGTAGTTACTATTGGGATTTCTTAGTCTTTTGTTGTAGCATTGATTTCTAGTTGATGAGATAGAATAGGGTTACAGTAGTTCGGAGTAGGTTCAAAGTTACGTTATCAGCCATATGTGGCTGCACAATATCAATAGAAGGTATGCTATTCTTTGTTACTTCTTAAAATAAAATCTGTTGTTTGGAGACTAGGCTGGGCCTGAAGCAAACAGGAAGTACTTGCAAATGAAACAAGATAACCTATTACCGGAGCCTTCCAAATGGGTTGCAAGTCTACCAGTGTGTCACTCCAAATATAACATTGGTCTAGGACCTAAGGTACGAGGAATACTACATATTGCCATGCCAAGTGAAGGGGACATTTTATGCTGAAGTAGTCGTGCATTTCCTTTGAACTAAACATACCATGTTATAAGAATATACCTGCGTTTCTCTTCACTCGGGGTTTATCCCGGCCTTGGGTGTGACATGTATTCTGGTATTTCCACTGTTTATTGGCGGTGACATGAGCACGTCATCAGCCTTTTCAAGTGACCTCTGAGTAGCTCATTTGTTTAACAAGGAAGCATACAATTGCCTCATATGATACTCCGAACAATCTCATCTGCAATCCTAAGTAAACGAGCGATGCAAAACGATATGCGTATAATTTTCATCAATATCCCTGCACATGCAAACAATAGCTGACAGAACCATTTTTTGTGTTTGAACCTGCGTGTCTGAAATCATACTGTCGAGTTTCTTAGTTCCTAGAAATTAAGGAGCATGTGAAAAGTGAGAACCTTCTTTGAGGAACTTTAGTTTTCCATATAGAATAAGCTTAAGTGAAAGGGGTCTAAGGTTTTGAACCCGTACCagtagaggagaagaagattgCATGCCCAAAAAGGtatgaaattaataaagaaagatCAGTACCTAAAATTGTTCATTGTGTTTAAACCATATCAAGACCTCCCACCATAAGTGCAAAGCTAGTTGACAACACAGAAGGTGTTCACGTCTTTGCCTGAATTTTTGCACATAAAACACCAACATAACTGATTCTTCTTTTCCTCAAGTTTTCAGCTGTCAGGATCACACCTCCAACCTTTTCCATGATTCCGTATTTCTCTGCTATCACCTCCCCTCACAGTGCATGCTCATCTGTCAAATCCACTTTGCACAGTTGAACTTGAAGGTATATGAAGGTCAGATGCCTGTTGTTGGATTTCTTCTTCATGACTCCAGTAGATCAGGGTCTTGAGCCGGggttctatcggaaacagcctctctacttctttagaggtagtggtatggactgcgtacactctaccctccccagaccccacgatgtgggaatatactgggtttgttgtggttgttgttgttgttgactccAGTATATCAGGCTTCATCAATATCTGGcagtgattattttggatttataatGCTCTAAAAGGATGCATACCACGAGCCCTAAGAACCATCTTGTTTAAAAACTTACTGAAAAAGCAAGAAACTGTAATTCTGTTTAATGAGTGATGGGAATTTCGGCTTGTTTGTATTTCAATTCCACCAAAATTCAATGTCTATGTCAGATAAGCACATCAGAGGTTTTTGAGAAGGACAATCACAGATGAACTTTCATCTATGAAATTTTCCCTGCATGAGCCCACAATTTTCTCGTTTCTTCTAAAAAAGGTGGTTGGAGGGGGGTATTAGGATGGAGTTCGACAGTGTTTCTTAGGAAGCCAGTGTGGTCCAAAAATAGGCTGAAAGAGAATTACCTCTCCCTAAACTTTTATGTTTCACTTCCATTTTAAAATTTGTGCTGACAAGAAATTATGGTGAACCGATTGAAAACAAATGCCAGCTTCTTGTTGATAGTTCATATGTTTTTCCAAACTAATCTAAAGAGCCAGGGCCAGTTAGATTCCTCCTTCAAAGTGATAGAAAATGCTTCCCAATTTGGTTATTATCAGTTCAGTTTGAAGTTTTATCGTGGTTTTCTTCTAATATTATCCCGTGTGGCTTTTTATTACTAAGCTGTCTTGCTGTTGGATCCGTACAATTTGTCTGGTCTATCTTTGCCTGTCATAATCATTCTGCTCTTGGCAGCATGTGAACGTCTTATCCTCTTGCAAACTGATCCTAGAGAATTGAGGGATTATGGTGTTCTACTCTACCATTGTGGATTTTATAAGGAAGCACTCCACTACTTTACATTATACCAGGATGAGAAGGTAGTTTTTCTCTGCTAGTGATTCTTGCATTAGTTTTGTTTTCATTTCATCATTGACTAACTTTGCAGAATTGTGTAATGCAAAAGGAATCGTTTGGTTTGATTGATAATGTGGAGGAAGAAGAAGCCATGGAGAAATTAATGATTCGCCTAAACCTCATTTTGATGGAGGAAGGTTGGTCTCTCCCCCCAGATAACAAAAGATTCCTGCGCAATAACTCCGAGCCCTGGTAACACTAGTAATGTTTCGTTCGGGTGTTTTCGAAGTATGGAGAAGTGAAACTTGTGGAATCTGTCCCTTCAAAGTATCTAAAATTTGAGCAGATCCTCTATAGGAAAATGTGTACAACGAAATAATGTATCAAATGATAGGTTAAATGTAACACACAAATTTTCAGTATCATGTGTGTAGGGAGAGTACTACAGTCCTTTTAACCCATAACAATATGCTCAAACTATTCCAGTTAAATGGAAGAAAAGAATACTTCATGGCATAATATGTTTTTGATGACAAAAATAAGCAGAAACTCTTGTTGCTAATAAGCTTCTCTAGCAATGCCTTCTTGTTAATTGTTCTTTCTGATTGTTGGAAATTGCTTTAAGTTACTGCACTAGTTTTTAGTAAAATAAGTTATTTAGATTAagatgagtttgaattttaaatatttgctAGTTTGTTTAGTTGTtgagataatttaagttgttttaaattttaaattaagcagctttttatgttttgttggctATTTAAAGCCACTTAATgcttaataaaattattgaaagcttgaaagtcatttcaatcCAAAGAGAGTCATTTTAATCCCTTCTTCGCTGCCCCGtccttttttttaagaaaaaccaACAGTGATAACCAGAATCCTTGTCCGATGTCAATCATTTCTTTTGAGTCTTAATAATATACGTACTTTAATTCGTTAATACTGAGTTTAAGGGCATGATTGTGTTGCCTGTGATGGTATATGTGATGATGCTGTATCATGAACTTGCTATTGAGAAGTACAAAAGGAACTCAAATAACCTTCTCGTTTGCAGCTTATCTTATTCTTTGCTAAATTGAACACTCTGTTCAACTGTTATTCATTTTCCAATTCATCAGTTAACAGAATCGTGAAAAGGTCCAGTCATAACAACTTGTGCATTTTGAAGCTAATTAGTGTGAACTttcattttatgatttatgaaagcGTTACTCTTAGATTTATGACTTTCTTCAGCCGACGTAAACTTGTTTGGCTAAACTTTTAAAATTGGATTATTTTGGTAAATAAATGCTTTTTCTTTGAAGTGCTTCTGGGAAAGTAATTTTGAGAAACAGTAGTTTGTGTTTGgctaacaaattttaaaaaaattgtcaatATTAAAGCAACAATTTGTGTCGATGGAGCTTTCAAAAAGAGCTTCCACAAAAACTACTTCTTTTTTAGCTTATTGTGCTatattactcaagaacactcGTTTGTTTCTAAAAGTTTGGTCAAAACACCTCCACTCTTTAAAATAAGCATTTTAGACTTTGGGAAAAGCTTTGCTGAAACATGCTATTAGTATTATTACATGATGGAGTAGATAAATATTTGCTTCAGAGTAGTTAGCAGAGTCCATTGTTTGGTTACCAACTCCCTTTTAAGGAATCGTGATTCACTCTAATTACCTTAatactcttattttattttctttcgtttttaatttttttattgactGGTAATTCTTAAAATATAGAATTCAAGATAACAAACGTCTTTGTTCCAATATCTTGTTAGATGGAGCTTGTCGGCAGTACTATTAACACGAGCACATATGAACAATTAAGATTTGCAAGCAACTAATTTTTGCATCAAACCACTAATATTCAATTATTATAATGAGTAGGGGAAAATTCACAACAGTGACATGAAAATGCGGTGGTCGAGAGAGAAAAGGC contains:
- the LOC107856821 gene encoding uncharacterized protein LOC107856821 isoform X2, with protein sequence MGSLACSWLTGSYPSRTFFNLPSSTTTTSSLPCFTIYCCNSDFTSQLSKNDLKFVLHDALDAFDVNTNHARIAREGFCSQIRKLSTIERETSICINRGVDLGKAALHIAAEDDSLVSHSSVPLPVDDFLERLDHLSMGYCSRYSSSFASSPEHFIHCLEKYLYVNKGFRRNGATSQSETRALYLHSVLTHRCGSASLLLLLYSEILKMLRLWGFLSFDIEVFFPHDSLSSPRGYCKQKTKESDQLRVMTTQSLLKEMLTDLKDAFWPFQLDRTKSPFLRAARAANCSESTNNSEESAFELASVKAALHRLERGVWTSVRFGDMRRALAACERLILLQTDPRELRDYGVLLYHCGFYKEALHYFTLYQDEKESFGLIDNVEEEEAMEKLMIRLNLILMEEGWSLPPDNKRFLRNNSEPW
- the LOC107856821 gene encoding uncharacterized protein LOC107856821 isoform X1, whose product is MGSLACSWLTGSYPSRTFFNLPSSTTTTSSLPCFTIYCCNSDFTSQLSKNDLKFVLHDALDAFDVNTNHARIAREGFCSQIRKLSTIERETSICINRGVDLGKAALHIAAEDDSLVSHSSVPLPVDDFLERLDHLSMGYCSRYSSSFASSPEHFIHCLEKYLYVNKGFRRNGATSQSETRALYLHSVLTHRCGSASLLLLLYSEILKMLRLWGFLSFDIEVFFPHDSLSSPRGYCKQKTKESDQLRVMTTQSLLKEMLTDLKDAFWPFQLDRTKSPFLRAARAANCSESTNNSEESAFELASVKAALHRLERGVWTSVRFGDMRRALAACERLILLQTDPRELRDYGVLLYHCGFYKEALHYFTLYQDEKNCVMQKESFGLIDNVEEEEAMEKLMIRLNLILMEEGWSLPPDNKRFLRNNSEPW